One Malaclemys terrapin pileata isolate rMalTer1 chromosome 7, rMalTer1.hap1, whole genome shotgun sequence genomic region harbors:
- the LOC128841314 gene encoding prolactin-releasing peptide receptor-like: MMNPDNLTSLSFLSAIHSNASNLFSGLQFVQSFKPLIIPCYSLVVFVGIIGNYLLIYVICKTKKMHNVTNFLVGNLAFSDMLMCATCVPLTLAYAFEPRGWVYGRFMCYFVFLMQPVTVFVSVFTLTVIAVDRYYAMVYPLRRRLTISICAYILAAIWLLSCILAAPALVHTYHAEFPELDFSICEEFWFHMKRDHLTYAYSTLIITYVLPLIVISLSYLRISVKLKNRVVPGNITQGQAEWDRARRRKTFRLLVLVVAAFGVCWLPLHIFNVIKDMDINLIDKQYFNLIQLLCHWFAMMSACTNALLYAWLHDSFRGELKKMFAWRKKKIGPATNCIMASVML, translated from the coding sequence ATGATGAATCCGGATAATTTAACCTCCCTAAGCTTCCTCTCAGCAATTCATAGCAACGCTAGCAATTTATTCTCAGGGCTCCAGTTTGTTCAGTCTTTCAAGCCACTCATCATCCCATGCTACTCCCTGGTGGTTTTTGTTGGCATCATTGGGAATTATCTCCTCATTTATGTCATCTGCAAGACGAAAAAAATGCACAATGTCACCAACTTCCTGGTCGGCAACCTGGCTTTCTCAGACATGCTTATGTGTGCAACCTGCGTGCCCCTGACTCTGGCTTATGCCTTTGAGCCCCGGGGATGGGTTTATGGACGCTTCATGTGTTATTTTGTGTTCTTAATGCAACCGGTCactgtgtttgtgtctgtcttcACCTTGACTGTCATAGCTGTGGACAGATACTATGCCATGGTGTATCCTCTCCGGAGGAGACTCACTATATCAATCTGTGCTTATATTCTGGCTGCGATTTGGCTGCTGAGTTGCATCTTGGCTGCCCCAGCCTTGGTCCACACCTATCATGCTGAGTTCCCAGAACTGGACTTCTCCATCTGTGAAGAGTTTTGGTTCCATATGAAGAGGGATCACTTAACGTATGCCTACAGCACTCTCATCATCACATACGTACTGCCTTTAATAGTCATCTCCTTGTCCTATCTGCGGATCTCTGTCAAACTGAAAAATCGAGTGGTTCCGGGAAACATCACCCAGGGCCAAGCTGAGTGGGACAGGGCTAGGAGGAGGAAAACCTTTCGCTTGCTCGTTCTGGTGGTGGCTGCCTTTGGAGTCTGCTGGCTCCCTCTGCACATCTTTAATGTGATAAAAGACATGGATATTAACCTAATAGATAAACAGTATTTCAACCTCATCCAGCTGCTGTGCCACTGGTTTGCTATGATGTCTGCCTGCACCAATGCCCTCCTTTATGCCTGGCTACATGACAGCTTCAGAGGGGAATTGAAGAAGATGTTTGCCTGGAGGAAGAAGAAGATTGGACCTGCCACTAACTGCATTATGGCCAGTGTGATGCTataa